The genomic segment CTTAACCCATGACAATTCAATAAAATGttttactaaaaaaagaaaaaataaataatcagtGGAAATACATTGGCCTTAttgtttcaacaaaaataaaaaaatttgtgtaATAATAATGTACATGCACGTCTACGTGCCTTTGCCTTCATGATAGACTAGGGTAATTAAGAGTGCATGGAGAAACACTtacgaagaaaaaaaacaaatatcatCCATAATTGCACATGAAGCATATACGTACATGTAGGTGATCCAGATTATTGATGACTGGTGCTAGGTGTCTAAGTGAAGTTACATCCCATAGTTAGGTCATCTAGGTTGTTCATGATTGTTGCTAGGTGTCTTACTAAATTTGAATCCCATGGTATTCACAAGCTTGATTCCTTGGAGAGTAACTATAGTTTTCAACTCCACCATGCATGCATTGGTGGCTATTCATCAATACATACCCACCACCCCTTGTCgaaggagaatccaaaagatttTGTACCTCAGTTAGGTGGAAGTAAGGAGAGGAGCTCCCACTAAGAGTCCTTCCAGACGGACACTCGGTGGATGCCAGAAGgcatctctctttcttggatAAGCTTTATCTAATCCTCATTTCAGGTGTATTATGTTGTGTTGTAGTTGGTATACGCAAAGCAACcaaacctttctctctctctctctctctctctctctctctcttacctttTCCCTTTAGCTGAAAAAATTAATATCACGCTTGCTGATATGTTTGGGAACACATCTTGAGCttttgtatctctctctctctcttgatttgTTTGGGATTTGAATAATAAAGGAAGACAATGAAACTTGACTTGAATATAGTTTGTCTAGTTTATGATAATATCCTTGGCGAGTTCAGCTAAGATAACGTGGGCCTCCTTCTCCATATCAGTCACTAATTTGGTGGAAAGGTTGATCATCCATGATTTCATAGGATAGAGGCGTCATATCTGTATTATAGCCAAATAGATAAAAAGAGAGTGCTATGTTTCAATCTGATGGTTATTGTATAAATCAAAGATATATACAATGCGAGCTAGTGGAGACATTGGTCCACTATAATGATATTGATATGACATTATAATAGAGGGCtgggccgggccgggccgggccaGGCCGGGGTAGGTTCTATTCCTGATCATAGTTagttagttaaaatgggaattATAAAAAACTTTGTTTAGTACtgtttatttaaaacgacttaGAATTTAAATGAAACGATAATAGATATTAAATAttttgagaaagaagaagaagaatgataatGGGTTTTATATggcaccgaaaaaaaaaaatatacatatataaattgTCAGACCaacttatattttattatttaaaaattaatatttgatGTATAGATCATAAAACATATATAGTTGGAATCAAGATTTAGTTTTATTTGGGTGTTTTCGTGCCCAACTTTGTTTAGGCGTTCTTATGTCAGACCTatagggttctttttccctattaaaATGCCATGTTTAGTtcactcaaaaaagaaaaagaaaaaaaccataaaatatGTTTagaacattattattattattttattttttgcgcTTTTTGGCATAACATTGGGTTCACTTTGGGAATAAAAAAGGGGGCCAAAAAATGatgtttaaaatgtgttttaactAAGTATTGTCCCGACCTAGTTTTACACCTAGGCTGTGTTTGTAGTCATTCTGTTCTAGAAACAACGTTTCGTattaaaatcagaattttccgtttatgtgtcaaaattccattttttgaacaaaaaatgttccaacatttcttgtttctggatttttttacctagttcatttaaaaaaaaaaatgaaaaaataaatcatggaTACCAAacgaaagattctatttttttatttcaataaaataaaaaaacatcaaaaacattttttttcagaTTACTACCAAATGCAACCCTAGTCTTACTTTGAAGTCTCTAAAACTCATGGACCCGACCCTACCATTGATTCCCCTCTATTCTCCAATCACCCCACCCCCCCAGATCCTTAAAGAAAAACAGACCTTGGTTTTGTTTTTCAGCCTAGATGTCGTGAGTCTCGTGACTCCATAGTCCAATCCAACCATCCAGAGCTTCACAGCCACCAAATTatcaacctctctctctctctcctagtttGTTGGCATCAATCTGGCAGCTTTGCCTGTGCATCTGAGACCCTGAATGGGGGAATAAAGAATTGGAAATTGGATATTATCAGAATGTCGTAGTGCCCATGCCACTCACTCCCTCTTATTTAAGCCCGACCTTCACCACCTCTATTCTTTAGAAACGTAAACAGGAAAGACGATCACAAAacacacgagagagagagagagagatggccaTATTAACTATTCATCATTCATGGGTGTTTGCTTTCGGTCTCTTAGGTAGAGAGTCATCTAACACTTCTCTTCTATATATTAGTTtttaaaaacccatttttctttgaGTCTACTCTCCAACTATGGTTTTCATTTGCTACTTGTCCTGTCCACCGACGGGAGGAATTTCACTTTTACTTCTATTTTCCCCCCCATTTTTTGGACTCCAAATTGTATGTGTAGAGTCTTTGCATTTCATGTATGTGAGCTGTTCTGGACTCTAGAACCCAATCCACATAATTTGGAAGGTCTCCACGCATTCACTTAGATGTGAATGGCATACATTCTTATTGTCTTGAAATGCAATAAGACAATaacgcgagagagagagagagagagagagagagagagagagagagagagagagagagatggccaTATTAACAATTCATCATCCATGGGTGTTTGCTTTCGGTCTCTTAGGTAGAGAGTCATCTAACACTTCTCTTCTGTATATTAGTTTTTAAAAACCCATTTTTATTTGAGTCTACTCTCCAACTATGGTTTTCATTTGCCACTTGTCCTGTCCACCGACGGGAGGAATTTCACTTTTACTTCTATTTTTCCCCCCCATTTTTTGGACTCCAAATTGTTTGTGTAGAGTCTTTGCATTTCATGTATGTGAGCTGTTCTGGACTCCAGAACCCAATCCACATAATTTGGAAGGTGGCCACGCAATCACTTAGATGCGAATGGCATACACTCTTATTGTCTtgaaagaactcaaccccattaACCAGCTTTCAAGATGAGAGGATCCAATACCATATTaacccacatcaattctcaTAAGAAATCAATGTGAGATCAGTCCCCATACACTGATATTGCATGTAGGTCCTCCCATATTGAGAGATAATTGTTTGAGTGAACAACATATAGGAGCACACCAAAACCATTTCAtataaggagaagagagagagacatagagAAACTAATGTAACCTGTCCCAGAAGCTCCTACaaccttttccttttatgtATTTTATGTTGTAGATTGCGTAATGAAATGCACTAATTAAAGCTCCATCTATATGTATATTCTATTCAATAGAATAAAATAGTGAAATATGACTGATactttgtcttcttcctcttgatGGTTGGTATACTAGGTAACATGATATCGTTCATGGTTTACCTCGCCCCATTGTAAGCATATTtcaatattctctctctctctctctctctctctctagattttgggtttaaatttttaaatttcatgGGTCAGGCCAACGTTTTATGGAGTTTACAAGAAGAAAACAACAGAAGGGTTTGAGTCAGTGCCTTACGTAGTTGCACTATTCAGTGCAATGCTCTGGATGTACTATGCATTCCTCAAGTCGGATGCTAACCTTCTCATAACCATCAACTCCATCGGATGTGTCATAGAGACTATCTACATAACCATGTTCTTGGCTTATGCACCTAAGAAAGCCAAGGTAgtacctcttcttctcttcgcTATCACCTCTGTAAGAAATATCAATTACAGATTTACAGTGAATTTCATCTTATTAATTGGACGGTATGGCActgaattttgaatttgcaGATTTTGACAACGAAGCTGATTCTCTTATTGAACCTTGGGGTGTAcagtttgattcttcttctcacTCTCTTATTAGTGAAAGGACCAATCCGTGTTCGGATTGTTGGATGGGTCTGTGTTGCAGTTTCTGTGAGTGTCTTCGCGGCGCCTTTGAGTGTTCTGGTGAGGACATAGAACATAGAGAGATTTTTAATTTTGGGAAATGGATCATAATAAACAGAAACAAACCCATGAAATATCTGATCTCACCTGGTTTATTGTTGGGTTGAACAGATTTAgcgtgtcaatcggtcggttcaGTCCGATTTGGGTCAAGCtgaattggttttggactggtAATGGGGTCCAATCGAAATCAAATCATAAAGCCGAACTTTGGTTCggtttatcacttttttttttttttacatattttttctCGGGTTATAGTCAATTTTcagttaattttgatttttacccATTTCATGAGATCGAAACTGAAAGCAAACCATCCAGTCTAAACCAATCTGTCAGACCGGTTCAAACTGAAATTTTAATGCCCCTAAGAGTTATAAAGTCCaacgttatttttttttaaggtttttgTGCCTTCATATACTTGAGGAGTTCTCTCCACTTAATATCTTATTAACAATCACAATTTTAGGTTTTCAATTTTCTAAGGATGATAATCATTTAGCTGTTTGTGATTTATTTGGCAGAGGATGGTTATAAGAACCAAGAGTGTGGAGTTCATGCCATTTCCTCTATCCTTCTTCCTCATTATAAGTGCAGTAATGTGGTTCTCATATGGTTTACTAGTCAAGGACTTGTACATTGCAGTAAGTATGGTTGTACCTTTAGTTGGATCGAATTTATTTTGTTGCCCAATTCCATTCACTTGGTtgttaaaataaacaaattaacttgggttgggctgggctgacCTTAGCCTAGCCCAATGATTCGGGCCTTGGCGCCATGATTTCCAGTGAAGTGGTGACCAGTGCTTGCTCTAGCCTGAAAGTTACATCATCTTGGCCCATGACTAGCTTGAAATGCACTATATTTGTAAAATGTATACTAAATTTTCCTTCACTCGTGGAGATGAGAAATTTCTTAGCAATCAGTGATGTGACCATGTGATTGACTCTTGAATTATATCATTACACTACCATCCCTTATTAACAAAGTCAAAATTATCCCTCCTTGACACAACCTGATGGTACCGATGGGAGTGGATGTGGAGATTTCTCTTCACCATTGGTGTAGACTTGGTCCATAAAATATGGTAGGAGTGAGTACCCGAAGTCCCAAATAAAATAGGGATTTTAGGGCATCTATATCCATCAAATATTAAATTTCATTCTGTTCATTATTAAACTGGTGTAACTAAGTGTAGTGATTGTGTTTCATGGTTCATGCAATGTTAGCTACCAAACACATTGGGCTTCATATTTGGGGTGATCCAAATGGTGATGTACATGATCTACAAGAACAATGACAAAGTAAAAGGAGACTTAAAAGAGAAGATGCCGGAGGAGAACACAGTCGATGTTCTCAATCTCAAGCAAAGCGCAATGGAGATTTCAGATTTTCAACAAATTTataatggaaatggaaatggaaatggaaatgatgTAGAGGAAGACCACAAACAGAAGGTGAATGGAAGAGCCAACGAACACGACCTTCAAAAAATTAGGGGAACCCCAACCGGAGTCGATGACATCCAAGCTATTGTGTGTCCAGTTTGATACATTGTTCCATTCCAATTCACTCCCATCCATCTATGCCTCCATTAAGTTTCTTTGGAACCAGCCTTCGTCCTTTCCTTTTAGTCCTTTATTGTGTGTTGTTTGTTTGAATAGGTGTATCAAGTTTCTACTATGGAAATAAACTCTACTAGTATTTTATGCCTTGATGGGCCAATCATGGACCTAGTATCTCGTTAAAATCAGGCCCAATTAATCTTAGGCAAGCACATGAACAATTGTTGAACCAGACCTTCCTCCAAAATGGCAGTGTAGTACAGAAAAATGCCATTGTTTCTACTTGTCTGGTCACAAGTAGCTACAAAGAACAATTCTTGTGATCCTAGGACTACTAGGTGAAGGGATAATCCTGCATACCACATTAGGGGGAGGAAATATCATCGATGGGTGTTTTAGTAAATTGGCTAGTAGAATTTTTTGAGACTTATAATTGAAGTGAACATTTAATAAAGGACTcaatttctcttcacccatggtgaagaaagaaagaatctccTAATTATGGAGATCTGACCTTTTGATCAACATGAAAAGGATAATTTCGACCTTGTGCAATCCGAGATgggatatttttttgtttcattgaCTACCCAGTTATCATCTATAGCCATAGATTGGGGCCCATAGGCAAGGGGAAGTGGAGGGGATGAGGTGGGCCGGACAGAGGTTTGAATACAAAACCTCCTGTAATACGCCAGTATTACATCAGACCTATAACTGGCAATGCCCATTGAACTACAAGCTCATTCTCAGTCAGAGATGGGATTAATGATAGCACAAGAGTCCAATCACATGTTCACATCACCATCGATGAAGGAATTCTACAAAACTTAATTAATCATTTattaaaatacccttgagtgcCCATGTAGAGAAACGAAAGTATATTTGTTGTTTCATGCACCAAACTTTGTTGCATTTGCATACGCTTCTGATGGGTCGTCCACCATGAGTACCCACCATTGTGACCTATAAACATCTGTTGTTGAAATTCCTAATTAATGTTTCCCTAACTTAATATGTTTTTTTGAGAACAAAAAGAACCTAATCAAAGATTAAGcttccttctttcctctcccTACCATTTTTCAACTATAtctaaagaagaaaaggaaaagtatTGGTAGACCAAACAAGTTAGATAGACTTATACCCTGTACACCAACACAACCACTCACTAATTACAAGAAGAAGGAAGCTTAGCTCATTTTCATCTGTGGGAGGAAACTTTAGCTAGGCTTTCCTATTAATATGCACTGCAACTATATTAGGCATTGACCACGACAACTCATGTGCATTGGTCTCTGAGTTGGGATTCACCAATGTAACACTATAGTTCCTTAAGAAGAAATCTCCACGAACAAAGATGAACCTTGTTGAATTATTGCAATATTTTCATGTATCAATTCTATAAATCAACCAAAGGTGGAATGACTTTATCACAATCTAACATTACAAATGAGGGAAATAGCATCAAGTACGGTTCTTTTTTCGATCCACTAGATGACCACTgagaaattttaagaaaaaaaaatttcagaaaaaaatggcTGCTGTCAACTATTAATGGAAAATCTACCTTCATTTCCTTCATCAAACACATAGGTGATCAATTattcaagataaaaaaaaaactaggttAGGAAATATTCCATAGGACCAAGAAGAAATAATAGGTTAAGGTCAGTGATGAAACCACAAAGTGAAAAGAGAAAAGCAATTACCTTTTCCCAATGTATGCATCCAGCTTGACAATCTTATAGATTTTGTCAAGTTCTAAAGATCacaggaggaaaaaaaaaaatcataaataccACTATACATATAATATAAGCAAATAATCAACATATTATCAATTtgtatagaagaagaaaacatttcCCACAATGGCATGTAAAGGAATCAAAACCCTTTTAATCCTATTAATTAAtcaggatatatatatatatatatttatatataatctCTGGTGGATACATTATACCTAGAAAAGCACAATAATCACCTAATTTGGCCAAAATTGGAAATGCTTGCCTTCATGAAATAATCCAATGGATGGAGATTTACTATTTCTAGCAgttacccctctctctctctctctctctatctctctctctgtccTTTGTAAGTGTTTAAGGTTCATTCCAATAGAATAGGACCAATAGGTGTCCAAGCTCTCTACTCATCACCACCTTTCTCTACAAACCAGTGCACACCTAATAATAACAAAAGAAGATAACGAAACCAGTACCACTGTCTTCCTATTACTGCAGTCATAAGGCTTCAAAAGAAAGGAAGCCACCCCTGCAAACAAGATCACTTTCCAACACATAAAAGCTTCCCTAGGAAACCTTACATTTAAGCTATGGAACAAAaattattagagagagagagagagagatgcattaGGGTTGTGAAAAATAGGGCTGACGTGGTGGTGAGAAAGAGAATGATGAAGGGTTTGTGAAAAGTACGGCTGACGTGGTGATGTGGTGTTTTCTATTAAGTTATATTGGAGAGAAACGGCTTAAAAGGGTAAGTTGGATGGTCACGTTAAAGTGGCTTCAGAGGAGGGAAAACTTTCCTGAGTGTCCAATGTGAGAGTAACGTAAAATTTCTTAGTCACTCACTACATCTGTTGAGGCATGAGTGAATGTATTTATCCTACGCCACCTACTAGTCCTCCATCAGTCATGCCACCCGAATGAGTACCATACGCACCCCACTTTACCCACTTACTAAACCCTCTCCTCCCTCACCCCTCCCCCAACGCTTCTCTTATATAATGGTTACCCCTCCATTAACATCTCCTCACCCTCCCTTGAGATAGATTTGCAGGAGCCAAAAACTAGGGTTTTACCTGCTGAACCTCTTCTTCTAGTTTCCttcttttgagagagaaaaggaagaggtggAGGTAAAGACACAGAGAGGGACCTTCAACTACTAGTGGATACAGAGATGGGATTGTTCTCCATTCAGCCTAATCCATTGGTTTTCACTTTCGGTCTCTTAGGTAGATGGAAATGAGTTCAACAAACCCCTAtcaattccttcttcttcttcttcttcttcctctcttgaaaatgaaagagaaaaaaaaaatcttaatttgattttattctccttcttcttcttctccttccataTTCTCATTCTTTAGTTTTGCAATTTAGAAATGCTTCTCTAAATGTGTTTCCATATTCTCATTCTTACTTTCTCTATCTAACTGCTTCCTACAAATGAACTTCTATTCATTGTTGGTTAACTACTTCACTTTTTTGCtatcaataagaaaaattcCTTTAAAGCTatgtagtttttatttttccaaatgaCTTATTAATGCTCAATAAATATGAATTATCTTCATCAAGGTCATTGCTTATGtcattgcattaattaaatattgttCAATTTTCTCATTGGATTTATATTATGGtagaaaacaaattaatgaGCTTCTCCATATTTGGGAAGAATAGCAATTAAACTAACACTTTTCTTTTGCTGTTTTATGTGCTTATATAGGTAATATCATCTCCTTCATGGTGTATATTGCTCCGACGTAAGTCCCTTTTTTgtgggttttcttcttcttcttcttctttttctacatACTTATTCATCGGAGATCTTAATTCCTATAATCAATTCAAAGTTTCACTCTCATCTGTGCAGGACAACATTTGTTAGGGTTTGCAAGAAGAAATCAACTGAAGGGTTTCAATCCTTACCATATGTGACTGCACTGTTCAGTGCCATGCTTTGGATATATTATGCATACCTGAAGACTGGTGCTTATTATCTTATCACCATTAACTCTGTTGGATGTGTCATAGAGACAATCTACATTGCCATCTACTTGGTTTATGCACCAAAGAAAGCAAGGGTATTAAAAGACATTCttcaatatttttcttattatggAACCTTGAGGAGTCTCCTAATGGATTTGAAATTTGCAGATTTTGACCGCGAAGCTGCTTGTATTGATGAATCTTTGTTTGTTTAGCATGATCCTTATTCTCAGTCAATTCTTAGCCAAAGGACAGAATAGGGTTCGAGTTGTTGGATGGATATGTGATACCTTCTCTGTAATAGTCTTTGTGGCACCCTTAAGCATTGTGGTAAGGTTATACCTATCAGTTATTCAGTTAATTACAACCTTAAGTATTCTCTAATTAGTTCAATTAGTATTCTAATCTGATTAATAACTCAACACAGAGGTTGGTCATTCGCACAAGGAGTGTGGAGTATATGCCatttactttatccttcttcCTCACCTTGAGTGCAGTAATGTGGTTCTCCTATGGTTTTCTTCTGAAGGACCTTTACATAGCTGTAAGTGATGAACTTGGTATCTTAATGAAAGTTTAATTTTGGGTCATAAACTAACAATGGTGTGAAATGAATTTTGGATTATAGCTCCCAAACATACTGGGTTTCATCTTTGGAGTACTACAAATGGTGCTATATTTGATCTACAAGGGCTGTATTAAGAAGGTTGTGGGGCAGAAGGTGCAAGCTGAACAAGTCATTGATGTGGCAGTCAAGCTAAGCACAATAAGATGTTTGGAGGTGAACCCAGTTGAGATACAAGCAGTAGAGACAAAAGCACAAGAAGTAGTAGTTGAAGAAGCCTTGGATGAGAGGAATAAGGAGCATGAAGCTGAGAGAAACCCTACCTTCCTTATCCCTAGTGAGGAACGCGTGGGACCCCCAAATGAACTCAAGCTCATTGTGTGCCAAGCCTGATGATCATCAAGCAATGACCCTCTGATTGATCCTGATCATCTCTGAAGGGATTCAGAAATTTTAGATACCTAATTATAAAACCCTATTGGTAAATGCTAATAATCACCCTCTCCCTCATCTCATCTTATGATCTATGATCATCTAGATATATATGATATATCTaagcttccccccccccaactccCCAATTCAAGTGTGTACACCCTAAAGCCACAGATTTTCTCCGTCCCCCACCCTCCCTGTGTCTTTCTCATCGATGTATGTGTAGTGTAACTGTGTATGTTTATATATGACAGCATAAGAGAAGAAGTGGAATGTCCAAAACTTTTTCTACTTGTACGCATCAATTTTATGGCCTTATGGTCCCCAGCACGGTTCTAAGTTTCAGTATCGGATCGGGCATATAAGCCAATCTGTTTTAATATCAATTGTACCCGATACCTAGCTATACCGGTtggatctttcttttttttaatatatatataaaatcgaaatcgaaaacCATGTATAACCGTAGGGTGTGCTCAATCCTAATCATGATGTTGATCGCCCAACTCGCTTGCAACAGGTAAAAAGAATCAAACCCGGACCGGGTTGAAACCCTGAAAGTGATTTGATTTGGACCTTTTCTTCTTACAAATCTAACTTGTGGTTGGGTACTATTGCCACTAATTGCAACTTCTCGGTTTGTCCATTTCTAGTTTTTCCCAACTACCTCTTtaccctaaaaagaaaaaactattcTTCAATTTGAGGGTCctcaatttttaattattttttagtacccataaatttttttatggcCATTACCTAATCGAGAAAAAAAGATTCGCACAACGCTGAAGTGGGGAGTAAGGATTAATCCTACTCAAGCCTTTTCACGTAACGAGTTGTGAGGTTTACACTTTGGTTCTAATTAAGTATGGTTATCGTTAAATTGTAttgcattaattttttttgttaatttatgTCTGAAATACCAGCCTGATACAACTTGAtctgtattgatatcaatgtcTATATATTGATATCGACCAAGACTGCGATAGACAACCATAACCAACATGAATACCTATAACTTTGGTCTACGTACATGAAGTACTTCGTTGATGTTTATTTGCTCGGGTATTTAAGACAATGTTTCAAAAACCTTTTATAAAGAAAGGAGAAATTGAGGTACTTCATTCCTTGATGGTTATTTGTTTGGGTATTTAAGACAATGTTTCCAAA from the Macadamia integrifolia cultivar HAES 741 unplaced genomic scaffold, SCU_Mint_v3 scaffold205, whole genome shotgun sequence genome contains:
- the LOC122065533 gene encoding bidirectional sugar transporter SWEET14-like; the encoded protein is MAILTIHHPWVFAFGLLGNMISFMVYLAPLPTFYGVYKKKTTEGFESVPYVVALFSAMLWMYYAFLKSDANLLITINSIGCVIETIYITMFLAYAPKKAKILTTKLILLLNLGVYSLILLLTLLLVKGPIRVRIVGWVCVAVSVSVFAAPLSVLRMVIRTKSVEFMPFPLSFFLIISAVMWFSYGLLVKDLYIALPNTLGFIFGVIQMVMYMIYKNNDKVKGDLKEKMPEENTVDVLNLKQSAMEISDFQQIYNGNGNGNGNDVEEDHKQKVNGRANEHDLQKIRGTPTGVDDIQAIVCPV
- the LOC122065537 gene encoding bidirectional sugar transporter SWEET14-like, with translation MGLFSIQPNPLVFTFGLLGNIISFMVYIAPTTTFVRVCKKKSTEGFQSLPYVTALFSAMLWIYYAYLKTGAYYLITINSVGCVIETIYIAIYLVYAPKKARILTAKLLVLMNLCLFSMILILSQFLAKGQNRVRVVGWICDTFSVIVFVAPLSIVRLVIRTRSVEYMPFTLSFFLTLSAVMWFSYGFLLKDLYIALPNILGFIFGVLQMVLYLIYKGCIKKVVGQKVQAEQVIDVAVKLSTIRCLEVNPVEIQAVETKAQEVVVEEALDERNKEHEAERNPTFLIPSEERVGPPNELKLIVCQA